From Nitrosopumilus zosterae, the proteins below share one genomic window:
- a CDS encoding transcription initiation factor IIB encodes MPILQKITKENVFCNYCHASKLVTDEVTGEIACSNCGYVILENTEERGREHRLISDTGDTARTGPGLTLKRHDQGLNTVIGIQNKDAVGKPLSSKTTQMFDRLRKWDSRSQTKNSADRNLRFALQEFDKVQSKLGLSDTVIERASLFYRKAIERNLIRGRTVKSIAAACLYASCRDLGHNRTLIEIANQFLINRKEIARAYRILFRELGFVVSIADPIKSITKIASKMNVSEKTIRKAVQILDAAQDARITAGKNPEIIAATVIYAASIITGESMSQTAIAEAAGTSTVSIRNRIQEFKAKLGLFSTIN; translated from the coding sequence TTGCCAATTTTACAAAAAATCACAAAAGAAAATGTATTTTGCAATTATTGTCATGCTTCCAAATTAGTGACTGACGAGGTTACCGGTGAGATTGCATGTTCTAACTGCGGATATGTTATTTTAGAAAATACAGAGGAACGAGGCAGAGAACATAGACTCATTTCAGACACAGGGGACACCGCTAGGACAGGACCTGGATTGACACTAAAAAGACATGATCAAGGATTAAACACGGTAATTGGAATTCAAAATAAAGATGCAGTAGGAAAGCCCCTCTCCTCAAAAACCACTCAAATGTTTGACAGACTACGAAAATGGGACAGTAGATCACAAACAAAAAATTCTGCAGACAGGAATCTTCGATTTGCACTTCAAGAATTTGACAAAGTACAATCAAAGTTAGGCCTTTCTGATACAGTAATTGAGCGAGCATCGCTTTTTTACAGAAAGGCAATTGAGAGAAACCTTATTCGTGGTAGAACTGTAAAATCAATAGCTGCTGCATGTTTGTATGCATCATGCAGAGATTTAGGACACAATAGAACATTAATAGAAATTGCAAATCAGTTTTTGATTAACAGAAAAGAGATTGCCAGAGCATACCGCATATTGTTTAGAGAATTAGGATTTGTTGTATCTATTGCTGATCCAATAAAATCCATCACCAAGATAGCAAGTAAGATGAATGTATCAGAGAAAACAATCCGTAAAGCAGTACAAATCTTAGATGCAGCCCAAGATGCAAGAATTACAGCTGGTAAAAATCCTGAAATTATTGCAGCAACTGTGATCTATGCTGCATCCATTATTACAGGCGAATCAATGTCTCAAACTGCAATAGCAGAAGCTGCAGGAACAAGTACAGTTTCAATAAGAAATAGAATTCAAGAGTTTAAAGCAAAACTAGGTCTTTTTTCCACAATTAACTAG